The window ATCAAGACAACTTATATTTTTTCTTTTCAAATATTAACGATAACAGTCAAATTGATGAGGTAGAAGAAAAGTTATTAAACACATTTGTTCCGCATATAAATACAGACATTCCTAAAGCTAAAATCAAATCCGAGTTAAGGAATATTTATGAGTAAAAGAAAATTAATACTTCCGACCTTAAGAGCCCGAATGGGCGATTGGACATATTACATTTCTGTAATGACATTCAATGAAATTGCAGACAGGATTTCTCTAACCGATGAAATACATAAAAACAAAGGTCTTAAGTCTCTAATTCAAAGAGAAGTAAAGGATAGAACAAAAAGAATAGTTGAATATCTGAAAACTCAGGAGCAACGCTTCTTCAATGCGTTGATCATAGGAATTTATGATGGCAATCCAACATATCAAGAATTAGATATAGAGAAATATAAGAATTTAAAAGAAGAGGAAATAGATTATCTCAGTAAAACTTTAGGAATTCTTACTCTCAGTGGTAAAGAGAAGCTTTTTGCCATTGATGGCCAACACCGTACAAAAGCAATTAAAGATGGAATTAAAGAAAAAGAAGGCTTGCATAACGAGGAAATAACAGTAATATTCTTGGCTCATAAAAATACACAGGATGGCTTAATAAGAACAAGAAGACTTTTTTCAACCCTTAACCGCTATGCCAAGCCTGTAAGCAAAAGTGAAATCATTGCTATTGACGAAGAAGATAACTGTGCTATTATCACGAGAAATCTTGTTGAAGATTTTCCGTTATTGCAAGGCATTATCCAATTTAATCAAACAAGAAGCATTAGTGTTAGCAACAAGACTGCATTTACTAATATAATTGTACTATATGACTTTGTAACCGCTATATTCACGAATCAAAATGTTTTTGGAATAAAAGTTTCAGGAGAAGATTATGTAAAATTTACACATAGAAGAGAATCGGAAGAAAAAATTAAAGAGAGACAAAATTATATTGAAAGCCTACTCACTGAATTATTTGAGAAGATACCTCCCTTAAATAAATTCTTAAGAGACA is drawn from Bacteroidia bacterium and contains these coding sequences:
- a CDS encoding DGQHR domain-containing protein, giving the protein MSKRKLILPTLRARMGDWTYYISVMTFNEIADRISLTDEIHKNKGLKSLIQREVKDRTKRIVEYLKTQEQRFFNALIIGIYDGNPTYQELDIEKYKNLKEEEIDYLSKTLGILTLSGKEKLFAIDGQHRTKAIKDGIKEKEGLHNEEITVIFLAHKNTQDGLIRTRRLFSTLNRYAKPVSKSEIIAIDEEDNCAIITRNLVEDFPLLQGIIQFNQTRSISVSNKTAFTNIIVLYDFVTAIFTNQNVFGIKVSGEDYVKFTHRRESEEKIKERQNYIESLLTELFEKIPPLNKFLRDKKVDRKSDATSLLFRPIGQNMLYSTLKVGIEHGKKESVVAFFARNDFNLKNDIWKKVFMDEETGRIKTDKALQKYAFQLILINIGIKVSLTQKDKEVFDNFKIDPEKI